The following coding sequences are from one Treponema bryantii window:
- the mtaB gene encoding tRNA (N(6)-L-threonylcarbamoyladenosine(37)-C(2))-methylthiotransferase MtaB has protein sequence MSEIRIETLGCRLNQIESEATAQFFTDAGFSVSMEGLTSSSDTDETTLLSIINTCTVTQKAEQKARRLIRLMLKKFPSAVIIVTGCYAQLSEKQISEIDPRICVIGGQMKSRLSTVPALLKETKETGDWNPLSFAKSIKKNIFSAPQLKPGFPEDSFKLSATSFLSHSRASLKIQDGCNNNCAFCAIHIARGHSVSIDVQTAIDRVQELEAKGHEEVVLTSVNIGQYRGEYNGEYYNFTELLALLLAKTNKIHFRISSLYPDVVDEKFCRVISDDRVQPHFHISVQSGSSKILAAMNRPYSVQSVIDACKRLNMAKNKPFLACDIITGFPGETDEDFEQTMQLCKECDFAWVHAFPYSERPGTAAVTMKNKVPQSVSGERAKTLTDWAVAQKIKYVEQFIDTEHKAVLETVKRPMALAAGGKQSRFIYHAVTDNFIHCEIISDKQIAANQMLKIRLTKVLSERIKKGGDIESSAEFL, from the coding sequence GTGAGTGAAATTAGAATAGAAACACTGGGCTGCAGGCTTAATCAGATTGAAAGTGAAGCCACAGCCCAATTTTTTACAGATGCAGGTTTTTCTGTTTCAATGGAAGGGCTGACTTCTTCTTCAGATACAGATGAAACTACCTTACTTAGCATAATCAATACATGTACGGTAACTCAAAAAGCGGAGCAAAAGGCAAGACGATTGATTCGACTTATGCTCAAAAAATTTCCATCTGCCGTTATAATTGTTACCGGTTGCTATGCACAGTTATCCGAAAAACAGATCTCAGAAATTGATCCCCGTATTTGTGTAATAGGCGGGCAGATGAAAAGCAGGCTTTCAACAGTTCCAGCTCTGCTTAAAGAAACAAAGGAAACTGGAGACTGGAATCCTTTAAGTTTTGCAAAATCCATTAAAAAGAATATTTTTTCTGCACCTCAGCTAAAACCCGGCTTCCCGGAAGATTCTTTTAAGCTTTCTGCAACTTCATTCCTGTCTCATAGCAGAGCAAGTCTTAAAATCCAGGATGGCTGTAATAATAACTGTGCTTTTTGTGCAATTCATATTGCAAGAGGGCATAGTGTTTCGATAGATGTTCAGACTGCAATTGATCGTGTTCAGGAGCTTGAAGCAAAAGGACATGAGGAAGTTGTTCTTACCTCAGTAAATATTGGTCAGTATAGAGGTGAATATAATGGTGAATATTATAATTTTACAGAATTGCTTGCTTTGCTTTTAGCAAAAACAAATAAAATACATTTTAGAATTTCGAGTCTGTATCCAGATGTTGTAGATGAAAAGTTCTGCCGTGTAATTTCAGATGATAGGGTTCAGCCTCATTTTCATATTTCAGTGCAGAGTGGAAGTTCAAAGATTCTGGCAGCCATGAACCGTCCTTATAGTGTTCAGTCTGTTATTGATGCCTGTAAGAGACTCAATATGGCTAAGAATAAACCTTTTCTTGCCTGTGATATTATTACAGGTTTTCCTGGCGAAACAGATGAAGATTTTGAGCAGACAATGCAGTTATGCAAGGAATGTGATTTTGCCTGGGTGCATGCTTTTCCATATTCAGAAAGACCCGGTACTGCAGCTGTGACAATGAAAAATAAAGTTCCTCAGTCTGTATCAGGCGAACGTGCAAAAACTCTCACAGATTGGGCAGTGGCTCAGAAAATAAAATATGTTGAACAGTTTATTGATACAGAACACAAAGCTGTATTGGAAACTGTAAAAAGGCCAATGGCTTTAGCAGCAGGCGGAAAGCAGAGTCGATTTATCTATCATGCAGTAACTGATAATTTTATTCACTGTGAAATTATTTCTGATAAACAGATTGCTGCTAATCAAATGCTAAAAATCAGACTTACAAAGGTTCTTTCAGAAAGAATAAAAAAGGGGGGAGATATAGAATCTTCTGCAGAATTTTTATAA
- a CDS encoding tetratricopeptide repeat protein: MKNKLIICIVFLMTFTSLFAQTTTAKQDALVLYHNGKYREAVQVCEEELQSNPNRVESYVVMCWALVKNKQYAEAEERATEGLVISPYDLRLIEVLGEAKYYLGKNTGAMEQFRKYVASAPESGSRVGLAYYYMGEIFIRQARYQHADIALSSAVKKEPLLDTWWVRLGYAREMAGNYYEAVTAYDEALRLNSSSVDASRGRERVNAKLQ, from the coding sequence ATGAAAAATAAGCTAATTATTTGTATCGTTTTTTTGATGACTTTTACATCTCTGTTTGCTCAGACTACTACAGCAAAACAGGATGCACTTGTTTTGTACCATAATGGAAAATATCGTGAAGCTGTTCAGGTTTGTGAAGAAGAGCTTCAGTCAAATCCAAACCGTGTTGAATCTTATGTTGTAATGTGCTGGGCGCTTGTAAAGAATAAGCAGTATGCTGAAGCAGAAGAGCGTGCAACAGAAGGTCTTGTAATCAGTCCTTATGATTTACGACTTATTGAAGTTCTCGGTGAAGCAAAATATTATCTTGGAAAAAATACTGGAGCAATGGAACAGTTTAGAAAATACGTTGCCAGTGCACCAGAAAGCGGTTCTCGTGTAGGACTTGCTTATTATTATATGGGTGAAATTTTTATTCGTCAGGCCCGCTATCAGCATGCAGATATAGCACTTTCTTCTGCAGTTAAAAAAGAACCATTGCTTGATACATGGTGGGTAAGACTTGGTTATGCCCGTGAAATGGCTGGAAATTATTACGAAGCAGTAACTGCTTATGATGAAGCTTTAAGACTCAATTCTTCTTCTGTAGATGCATCTCGTGGTAGAGAACGTGTAAACGCAAAGCTTCAGTAA
- a CDS encoding bactofilin family protein, with protein MFDVKDTDFFDMEEEAFDTIVENDIAFTGKIKMKKAFMIRGKVNGTIDSTSDLVIDSDAVVNADITAERVLIRGKVKGNVIGNKLIFITASGSLDGDITTAKVVLEPGCIFTGKCSMVRSENEK; from the coding sequence ATGTTTGATGTGAAAGATACAGATTTCTTCGATATGGAAGAAGAAGCTTTTGATACAATTGTAGAAAATGATATTGCTTTTACCGGCAAAATAAAAATGAAAAAAGCATTTATGATTCGCGGCAAGGTTAATGGAACTATTGATTCAACAAGTGATCTTGTTATTGATTCTGATGCTGTCGTTAATGCTGATATTACTGCTGAACGTGTTCTAATTCGCGGAAAAGTAAAGGGTAATGTAATAGGAAATAAATTGATTTTTATTACTGCTTCTGGTTCTCTTGATGGAGACATTACAACTGCAAAGGTTGTGCTTGAACCTGGCTGTATATTTACTGGAAAATGTTCAATGGTGAGAAGTGAAAATGAAAAATAA
- a CDS encoding RluA family pseudouridine synthase, with protein sequence MIPIIYENDEIIIINKPSGLAVQGGQGVVHSVDRDFAEQVGYKIYLVHRLDKDTSGLMVVAKNPVAAGKWTKLIGSKIVKKEYLALCAGKMPSKSGVINEEIVQHGDSKTAVTKYKVEKETDIVQTEPDNQPVSIHLSLVRLMLETGRMHQIRIHLSKNGCPIAGDDQHGNFKLNKLLKKLAGIKRLQLSAVRLTVPLEGKDKTFEVSVPFDFKFEE encoded by the coding sequence ATGATTCCTATTATATATGAGAATGATGAAATAATAATCATAAATAAACCATCGGGACTAGCCGTACAGGGGGGACAGGGAGTTGTACATTCTGTAGACCGCGATTTTGCAGAACAGGTTGGTTATAAAATCTATCTGGTTCATCGTCTGGATAAAGATACAAGCGGGCTTATGGTTGTTGCAAAAAATCCTGTTGCAGCTGGTAAATGGACTAAGCTAATTGGTTCTAAGATTGTTAAAAAAGAATATCTTGCCTTATGTGCTGGAAAAATGCCTTCTAAATCAGGTGTAATAAATGAAGAAATAGTTCAGCATGGAGATTCAAAAACTGCCGTAACAAAATATAAGGTTGAAAAAGAAACTGATATTGTACAGACGGAACCTGATAATCAGCCTGTTTCAATTCATTTGAGTCTTGTCCGTCTTATGCTTGAAACCGGTCGTATGCATCAAATTCGCATTCATCTTTCCAAAAATGGATGTCCTATTGCAGGTGATGATCAGCATGGAAACTTTAAATTGAATAAACTGCTTAAAAAGCTTGCCGGAATTAAGCGACTTCAGCTTTCTGCAGTTCGGCTTACAGTACCTCTGGAAGGAAAAGACAAAACTTTTGAAGTTTCAGTCCCTTTTGATTTTAAGTTTGAAGAATAG
- a CDS encoding PTS sugar transporter subunit IIA, with protein MEDDILTIEEVAKYLRVSDRTVYDWAQKGEIPAGKIGTVWRFKKSEVENWVNARLSSDSTKQAEQTVQVRNILSPDRIVFISQTSKHDALVELADVLATAPQVKDGAELTQEILKREELMSTAIGRGIAIPHVRLSSVTDLVMAVGVCRKPIADFQTIDDQPVNLLFMIAAAYNQHSYYLKTISHFSAKFKDKDLRDAMLSALNEKEVYDLLMKA; from the coding sequence ATGGAAGACGATATCCTGACTATCGAAGAAGTAGCAAAATACCTTCGTGTATCAGACAGAACAGTTTATGATTGGGCTCAGAAGGGCGAAATTCCTGCCGGAAAAATCGGTACTGTATGGCGTTTTAAGAAATCAGAAGTAGAAAACTGGGTAAATGCCCGCCTTTCTTCAGATTCTACAAAGCAGGCTGAACAGACTGTTCAGGTAAGAAATATACTTTCGCCAGATAGAATTGTATTTATCAGCCAGACTTCAAAACATGATGCTCTTGTTGAGCTTGCAGATGTTCTTGCTACTGCACCTCAGGTAAAGGATGGCGCTGAACTTACTCAGGAAATCCTTAAGCGCGAAGAACTTATGTCTACAGCTATTGGCCGTGGAATTGCAATTCCTCATGTTCGTCTTTCTTCAGTAACTGACCTTGTTATGGCTGTTGGTGTTTGCCGTAAGCCAATTGCAGATTTCCAGACAATTGATGATCAGCCTGTAAATCTTCTTTTCATGATTGCTGCAGCTTACAATCAGCATTCATATTATCTTAAGACAATTTCTCACTTCAGTGCAAAGTTCAAAGACAAGGATTTGCGTGATGCAATGCTTTCAGCTTTGAATGAAAAAGAAGTTTACGACCTTCTTATGAAGGCTTAA